In one window of Notolabrus celidotus isolate fNotCel1 chromosome 15, fNotCel1.pri, whole genome shotgun sequence DNA:
- the chmp5a gene encoding charged multivesicular body protein 5 yields MNRIFGRGKPKGPPPNLSDCIGNVDARAESIDKKVARLDAELVKYKDQMKKMRDGPSKNMVKQKAMRVLKQKRMYEGQREQLSQQSFNMEQANYTIQTLKDTKTTVEAMKIGAKEMKRAYKDVKLDQIDDLQDQLEDMMEEANEVQEALSRSYGTPEIDDDDLEAELDALGDELLLDDDSTYLDEASAAPSIPEGMPSDSKTNKDGVLVDEFGLPQIPAT; encoded by the exons ATGAACAGAATATTCGGACGTGGAAAGCCGAAAGGGCCTCCTCCTAATCTGTCGGACTGTATCGGCAAT GTGGATGCGAGGGCAGAGTCCATAGACAAGAAGGTTGCCAGACTAGATGCTGAACTTGTGAAGTATAAGGATCAGATGAAGAAGATGAGGGATGGACCCTCGaag AACATGGTCAAACAGAAGGCGATGAGAGTCCTGAAGCAAAAGAGGAT GTATGAAGGTCAAAGAGAGCAGCTTTCTCAGCAATCTTTCAACATGGAGCAGGCAAACTACACAATACAGACTCTAaaggacacaaaaacaaca GTGGAGGCCATGAAGATTGGTGcgaaagaaatgaaaagagctTACAAGGACGTCAAACTTGATCAGATCGAT GATCTTCAAGATCAGCTTGAGGACATGATGGAGGAGGCCAACGAGGTACAAGAGGCCCTGAGCCGCAGCTACGGCACTCCAGAGATCGATGACGATGATCTTGAAGCGG AGCTGGATGCACTGGGAGATGAGCTGCTGCTTGATGATGACAGCACCTACTTGGACGAGGCCTCAGCTGCCCCGTCTATCCCTGAGGGAATGCCCAGtgacagcaaaacaaacaag GATGGAGTTTTGGTGGACGAGTTCGGTCTGCCACAGATTCCAGCCACATAA
- the oprk1 gene encoding kappa-type opioid receptor, with translation MDSSVVHIYKEDRCPSGQPEECIPNFTWQPGASDVFNYTPNGTWDSEPEPMSPLIPIIVAVYSVVFVVGLAGNCLVMYVIIRYTKMKTATNIYIFNLAVADALVTTTMPFQSTDYLLSSWPFGEVACKVFISIDYYNMFTSIFTLTMMSVDRYVAVCHPIKALDFRTPVKAKIINVIIWVLSSAAGVPAMILGGTNTNNGTTECALQFPEPYIYWDTLMKICVFIFGFVAPVIIITVCYTLMVLRLKSVRLLSGSREKDRNLRRITRLVLVVVAVFVVCWTPIHIFILVKALSGNVPETTPVMAAYFFCVALGYTNSSLNPILYAFLDENFKRCFRDFCCPGAQGHGDCQGVSRVRSTLRDHSCPTEGRGGTMRQARPV, from the exons atggacagctccgtGGTGCACATCTACAAAGAGGACAGGTGTCCATCAGGGCAGCCTGAGGAGTGCATACCTAACTTCACTTGGCAACCCGGCGCATCGGACGTCTTCAACTACACACCCAACGGCACCTGGGACTCTGAGCCCGAGCCCATGTCTCCCCTCATTCCCATTATTGTGGCAGTTTACTCCGTGGTGTTTGTGGTGGGCTTGGCGGGCAACTGTTTGGTGATGTATGTCATCATTAG AtacactaaaatgaaaacagccacCAACATCTACATCTTCAACCTGGCTGTGGCTGACGCTCTGGTCACCACCACCATGCCCTTCCAGAGCACCGACTACCTGCTCAGCTCATGGCCATTTGGCGAGGTGGCATGCAAGGTCTTCATCTCCATCGATTACTACAACATGTTCACCAGCATCTTCACGCTGACCATGATGAGCGTGGACCGCTACGTGGCCGTGTGTCACCCCATAAAGGCCCTGGATTTCCGCACCCCAGTGAAGGCCAAGATCATCAATGTGATCATCTGGGTGCTGTCGTCTGCTGCCGGGGTTCCTGCGATGATACTGGGAGGCACCAATACAAATAATG GGACTACAGAGTGTGCACTTCAGTTCCCCGAACCCTACATCTACTGGGACACCCTGATGAAGATCTGCGTCTTCATCTTTGGCTTCGTAGCACCCGTCATAATCATCACCGTCTGCTACACGTTGATGGTCCTGCGGCTGAAGAGCGTCCGCCTGCTGTCCGGCTCTCGAGAAAAGGACCGCAACCTGCGTCGGATCACGCGCCTGGTCCTGGTGGTGGTCGCTGTCTTCGTGGTGTGTTGGACACCCATTCACATCTTTATCTTAGTCAAGGCCCTGTCAGGCAACGTCCCTGAGACCACCCCTGTCATGGCCGCCTACTTCTTCTGTGTGGCGCTGGGCTACACTAACAGCAGCCTGAACCCCATACTCTACGCCTTCCTGGATGAGAACTTCAAGAGGTGCTTCCGGGACTTCTGCTGCCCCGGCGCCCAGGGACACGGGGACTGTCAGGGTGTGAGCCGGGTGAGAAGCACTCTGAGGGATCACTCATGTCCCACAGAAGGCCGAGGAGGTACTATGAGGCAGGCCAGGCCTGTATGA